Below is a window of Drosophila miranda strain MSH22 chromosome 3, D.miranda_PacBio2.1, whole genome shotgun sequence DNA.
ACCAGGTATACATACATAACAATAGACAGGCGACGCTGTGCCCCGCTTATCATTCACGGGGCGTGCCCCCAAGAAGGCCAAGGTGTATTCTGCATAAGTGGCATGAGGAAACAGGCAGCAAACaaaattttataaataaataagagaCCCATCCTCTACCCTCCCGTGCATTTTGGCAAGCAGCAGCCCAGGAGAGATACAAAGATAGAGAGCGCGAGGACGGATCGGAGCAGATCCGAGTAGAGGAAGCAAACTTGACTCAAGTGCATTGTCAAGGCGTCCCAGCGACGCTGTGCCAGgggatgcgatgcgatgcgatgccaTGCTCTCGGACATAAAcatagacatagacataaTTGCATCTCAGTGAGCCCAGAAGAACCCAACGTCTACTACGACGACGActacgatgacgatgacgatgatgatgatgatgatgatgatgatgctgccCCAGCGGCACCCAAATGCAAAAGTTCCTGGCATTACACATATTTACAGATATAGAAATGTAGAGACATACGAGTATAACGAATTCATGGCATGGCTGTATGTCGAGCTATTCTGTGCATGCCATGAGACTGCAAATTAACCAAATTCTTGGCGACttgtaaaagaaaacaaatcCTCAACTCTGAGGAAGAgcaaagagaaagagaaagagtaAGACCCCGGCGGCAAGACCTAGTTCGAGCTGCAAGGTCAAGTTGCAATCTACTTCGAATGAAAGCAGCTAAAAGTAATTTATTTTCTGGATACACTCGGAGTAATGGGCTCCATCAATTTCGACCAGCAATTATGCCCTCCTGCCAGGGGCCATCAGTGTAACAAGCCCAACAAAGCAGACGTCATAAGATAACCAGATAACCAGATATAGGTACAGGTAGCATATCCATGAGATACACACTTAACAGGATGAACTGGTTGGGGGAAACGAAACTGCCGAAAAGAGTAAGCCCAATTTATGGGGAGAACACTCGGAGAGGCTGGGAAAACACGCACCAGCAtcagcgccagcagcagccagaaaTGCCTCTGCGCAATGTGGCGCCCCATGAATACAGCatgaagctgctgctgcataaTAAATATTCCTTTAACACTTTTTGGCAGAAAACTTGCTCCGTACCAAACCGTAGCAATACTTGCAATATTTCTGGAATGGAAATTTCAGAAATACATACGTATTCCTAGATGTCCCCGATTACGTTGGAAAAGGTATCGCACCACAGTCGCtatagagagagaaagggctCTGGAAGCATGTATTGTGTATAGCCAAATCTTAGAGGCGTCTCGAACATTTTCACTTACCGTTATCGCTATGGCTAAGACATCACAATGGAAGGGGTTTGTTGTCCTTTGGTCGGCATTTCtgggttctgttctgtttaaGAATTTAATTGAAGCACAAGTAAGGTCGATTTTCGTTTGTTTGCTCAAAGCTTACGCTCAACGCACAATTCTTTGCAGGCTTTTGGTTTACATTCAATTGGTGATTTATTTTTCAGCTGGGGCTTAGTGTCGTTGCTCGAGAATGCTCGTTTGAGTCGTTTCAGCTGCTGCTACTTTCAATCCCACTTTCGGTTCGACTTCACTTCCGTTTCCTCTGttcatacacacacacacgcacaaacacacacacacacagatacaagcGCGCGCGCTTTTGTGGACTTGTGGAACCACAACACTCGTTGCTGCCGATCGACGACGAATTTAGACTGATTCTAAAGCAGCTGTGAGCACCGAAATATTTTCGCAACTTTTGTCTTTTTCGCCACGGCTCTCCTTCTTCTTGCTGTGCTTTCTCGCGATTCTCATGGCTGCTCAGCTGCTGATGCTAATGTTATCGATGCTGCTGCCTCTTTGCATGCTGCTattgctgccgttgctgctttGGATGactctgttgctgttgctgttgctgttgcttgcCGTTCATTTTCCTCCCGTTTGTCTGGCGCTCTCATTATACCAGGTCCACACGGGGTATACGCGATATGTGGTTTATTGGCCTGGCCGGACCAGTTTATACCGCATCCGTGACGTTGCCGAACCGAACGCAATCACTTATCCAGCCAATGACGTCATAGTTGCCATCGCTgcggctgccactgccaccctGCCGCTTTCACAGCTGTCACGCGCACAAAGTGTTCGATCCCTATTTATAGATGCACGGCCTCCTCCCGACCGCTGCCGGTGTCCGTcagccagctgctgctgctactgccgATGTCGATGCCGCTGCCGATGccgctgccacagccacagccggcGCTGCTGCTAATTTTTGCAAGTGTTTTTCTTTGCGCTTTTCTTGGATCGCATCTGAAAATAGAAAAGCAGAGCGTGAGGAAAAAAGTGTCGTTTTTGTGTGTGAAACTCATTGAAATGTTTGCGCGTACTCAATTTTATTCGCATCGAATACTCGTACGAGTATATACctatgtatataaatatattcacacacatttatttataaagaagCGATGGCAGCAGAGTTTACTCATCCGCCCCCAGAGCCCGCTGCAAATTAAATTGCATTCAAATGTTTTTATCCCATTTTAAGGTGTATGCCGATGGACCAATCAAATctctaattattatttatgagTCAGAAATGATCACTACGAACAGCTGAAGAGCTCTCAAATTTACACCCAGTGCAGTCCCGTCCCTCGGTTCAGCTCTGAACCCTGAGAACCCAAGTTGCTCAAGCTATATTTTTAATTCCGGCACAGCCCAGCAAAGTTCTCAGAGTTCTTGCTGAGGGGCCGCAAGAGACTTGGAAAATTGTTTAGCAGCTGAAAAGTTTTGCTGATTTGCATTCTCCTAGACGGTCCTAGATGATGTGGAAGGTCTATTCCCACAGAGCCTCTCCCCTTGCCATTTCGAATAGGTGTAATTTAGTTACTCGCTCTCACGCCTTTGATGTTCAGTTTTCTTTAATTGCATTAAATTAATCAAATGTGTTAACAACatcagaggcagcagcagcagcagcagcacggtCGTCCTTATAAGGGACCTCCCCTGGGTGGATTGGGATTGAAGGGCGACGGCCTCGTGTCGAAGATAGGTCCCTGCCGGTGACGCGCCTCGGTAGGCGCAAGTGGCCCAGCAGCAAGCAGACCCAGCATCGCCAGAAAAACAGCTCCCAGATTAAAGTGCATCTTTGTTGAGTGTCGTGAATGAATTGATGCCCTAAGTGGCAATCTGAAGCAGCTTTTATACCCGGCTTCCGACTGGGGACTTTTGTTCTAGCTTTATTGATAAGCAGCCGACCGCATGAAAGCCAAGTGTCAGCGCCGAAGATAAGCGTCTGAGACTGGGGAGTCACCCGTGTGGGGACATCCCACAGGGGAAGTATCAATCAGATCTCAGCCAGCAGAGACTAAATATGAATATAGAAATGTAAATAAGCACTAAGTATTTACAGTCTCGAACAAGGTCACGAGGTGGAGTCTGCCGCTTGATGTTGTTTCTGCATTGCAAATTACCAGGACAGCCTTTAAGAGGCCACGTCGAAGTGCGTCAACACGATGCTCCACCCACTGCCCCCTTTCTTTGGAGCTGAGAGGCAAAGGTGGCAAAAGAGACAGGTCTCCGGATGTAGTGGCAATTGCCCCTTGGCTCGATTAGAGCACTTTGTTCGTTTTCTTACAGCTTCCCCAACAGCACAAAATGGAGCGATGGGGCGTTAGAGGTTAAACGGCATTCTACCGCTGTATAATGGGATCCGGGGGTGGAGTCTTGGCCTCTTCATACCCTGACTGACATTTTCCGTAATTATCCACTttcgttttggtttttttgttgcaCGTTTCTGGAGCGGAAAGAGATTTAATGCATGCCTCATTGCGCGTAAAAAAGTGTGTGACTCTCTGTGCCATCAATTCTGGAGATGGGCGGGGTTTCCAAGAAGAATGGGTATGGGGGACTACTGTGACGCAATTTCCGTTTCATCCAAGACGCAAGTTTAAGACAAATAAAATATAACAAAACTTGTTTATCAAAATTGTATCAAATCGATTTGGATTTTCGCCTGTTCGGTTTTTCTTTTATGTTCTATGGCCAGcaataaatcaaataaatcAAACAGAATTCCAAATAAATTTAATCCATTTTCATGGTTAGcacattaaaaaataaatgtaCCGAATTGTTTACCGAATGGCTTCTCTATAAACAACAGATCCGAACGGATTTCCAGAGTAAACAGCGGAGGGCGACAGGCAAATTGAGGCATTAGTCCATCAATCATTGCCATTTTCTGTCGCTGGCGCTGGCCCTGACTGACTGCAAATGGCTCAAGAGTCAAGTAGAGCCAGGGCTCCGCTCGCCCTATAACTAGGCCAAGAAATATGAAACTGGCTGCGGCAAGAAAGGGAACTTTTCATTTTGCCATTTCGCCATTTCGCTTTGGCATTCATTCCCTTGCTGCGGCTGGcattttgaaatattcgtTGCAAATTATTGCCGAGCGCCCCTCCACCAGCCCACCACGGCACAGCCCGCGCTGTCTAACGACAGTGGCAGCAATAACAGCCCAACAGCACTATGCCCCATGCACCGAAAAAAACCTTAACATCATTGGTTGTTCAATTGGCGTATGTTTCATATAAATTATTCATCGAATACAATGATATCTGCATATCTATTGGTACTATTTTTAAACTgtgtgtatgttttttttcgagtgtagaaaaataaagattttgGGGCTATGAAAAGTTTAATTTGAGCCGATAAGAGCACAAATGGAGGCAATTCAATTGAAAAACATGAAATTTTGTCAACTGGCAACCGAGTTGAGTGGAGCGGGGGcttgggttgggttgggttggggGAAAACGTTTTCGTACCGTTCCTAGGAAACGGATACCAGCTCGAAGGTGAAACACTCGACAAGTTCTCGCCACCAGCCCATCAGCCCAATCGATACGGCCTTGAGGGAGGCCGCTGACAGCTGAAAAATCACTGAAATATTCTCAAATTATGTGCATATCCACGAGAGTTCATTGTCTTGCAATATCAAAGGAAGCTGGCTAAATTCAACAAAGTTATAAAGTTTGTGACAACAGCCTTAAACCAACCAGTGATGATCGGAATTTGGAAACCATTTCAGAGGGAGGAAAATACGAGTTTGTTGCCCTTGTTGCCCAACTGCATAATTATTATATTGTATGAGTCGGTAATCATCAAACTCTCGAGCTGCCGAAAAACTAAGAGTAATTTAAGGGAGTAACAGCCGCATGCCAAGTTCATAATTCAGAAttctggagctggagctggagccccATAAAAAGGTCAGACAGTGCTCTGAAACAGCAAAAAGTACATCCCGAAACAGGCATAAAGGTGAGTTTTAACCTCTAACTCGGGCAGGAAATGGGTAAACTGAAGCTTACTGGACCATTTAGGTGAGCTTTCAGCTCACAGCTCGAGAGCACAAAGTTCATTAGAAATGTATGGCCAGGCGGCTAGATGTAGGCGCAAAGCGAGAGGTGGAGGTGGCAGAGGGGATCTAAATGCCAGTCGCTCGTCCCGAAAATGGATGCCATAAATGTGCCAGCCAGCTCATTTCAGCCGAGCGGTTGGAGAGGTAGTAGCGAAATGGGAGTTGGCGTCTTGGGGATGGAAATGAGGCAAATGCCTCTGTTTCTGTATGGCCAGGTCCTGCCCCAAATGTTATTCAGACAAGATGAAGCACTTAAGAACACGTTGTGCGCTGTCAGTGTCGTGGGGAAGGTGGAATATCCCCCTGTCAGAATATCATATCGCTTTTGCCTGTATCGCTGCCTGCCTGTCCCGGACGGACAGGTGATAATGAACGCACTTGGAGCCCCGCACACAGGCAGACACATTCCCACATGGACACGGAAATGTTGCCATTTAAGCAGTTAATGATGTGTTTAAACCCAAATAGCGTTGCCAACTGGAAACGGGCAACGGGAGAGCAGCCAGAGCagccagagcagcagccagacgTGTCGGCTACATTGGTTATTAACTTTGCAATTTACGTGATGGGCGTTTTTCGTCTGTCTGCGGTGCAGAGGCGCAAAAAATGCAAAGACAAAAGGTTAATTATGGAACGTCAGTGTTTGTTAGCAAAGCTGCTTTTATTTCACGCCATATCCCTCTCGTGGGATATCAGGGCTATATTTTTTCCTTTTAGGTTGAAAAGTTCCACCTCTCCGCAGCACTGCCACCTTAGCAAACTGGGATCAGCCGCCCTGCCAACCGTATTCATTGATGTATGTGGCCGATACCCCTTTAAGTGAATATTACGTGTAATGTTCTGACACTACGACTGGAATTACAGGTAATCAATTGGTCCAGCTTCGTCCTACTGGATAACGCGCTTCTGTGGGCGGGTTTTTCCGTCAAACAGAATCCACGGGGAATATCTCGTTACAGAGTCGCTGTTGTCAGAGTGTCTACTATGGAAATGTTATTGTTTGTGGGGCGTGGCGCAGCGTGCCCAGAATGTAACACATTATTTCCCTATGGCTGCCAAAGGGCCAGACTGCCAGTTAATCAAAAGTCGCAGATGTTGGGCTGGTGGCAGCTCAGTGCAGCTGTACTATCACAATGACAGCGTGAGACCAGATCAATCAAAAGGTGTACCTTTTGATATTCATCTCAGCATTCAGACTCTCGATTCGACTCGACTCTTGACTCTTGTGTCTGCCTAAAAAATTAGATTTTCGCCTTTATTGAGCTGCCTTGTGATTGCCACACGCCACATGCCACACGCTCGGAGAGGACGTGCTGTTGTTCTCTGTGCAACAATGGCACAATGACACATGTCCGGAAAAAGAGAGACCGGACCAGGGCCCGGGCATACAAATTGCCCCGAAATTCACAGGACAAAAGGCTCGGACAAAGTGCTTTTAGCTGGTCAGTTTTGGACAGGGGCTGGCAGGTGAAGGCCTGTCAATGTGGGCCTAAATTTGTTTAGGTTAGGTAACGCGGTGCCTGGGGTCTGGAATTGAGTATACGCACCGTTTGACGGAGAAAGCCAGCGCAAATCTAATTATATTTCACATGGCTATCCAAGCACCGAGACGGACACTTGTTGGCGGCGTTGTCCGAGCCAAAGGGAACCAGAAGTCGAATATCACAATTTGCGTAGTCTGACAGGAGCCGCTTTCCGCCCCATCGAAACTGATAGCCATCTGAGGGGGGAGGCTTTTGGTTGATTTTGCGTGAATAATGCGAAAATGACAGCCACTGCTTAAACGTTTATATGAGCGAAATATGTTCACGGTACTCGTGTTTTCGTGTCTCATTTGGGAACAAGGTGCATGCCTCGCTGTTGTCGTTATTAGCCCTGCCGTCATTATCATCGCCCCCATTCATGTAAAACGTGCTCGAGTGGGCATGGTCGCGTGCCTCATTATTCTGGAGGgcggagcaggagcagctacGCCGGGAATGTGCGCTAAGGTGCTAAGGTCCGTCTCCATAGAGTGTTTTCACTTGGAATTTCctctgctgttgttgcggATAAAGAAGAAATCAAAATCAggtcagaggcagaggcagaggcagatgTTGTTGTGGGGGCAACAAAAACTTGAAAGTCACTTTAAGGcagcaaaacaacaaaaaccagaaaaataaagaaagaaatggaatggaataaATGTTAAGGTCAGACACACactaagagagagagagagtcaaGCCATGATGGCTCGAAATATTCACTTTTGTAATTGGATGTTGTTGTCTCTGGGCTGGCCACTGCCTGGTGCATACCTTCATGGCAAGAATCGCCCTTACAACCATTTCCCCATTGGCCCAGCCCTAAAACAGAAGCCCGGAATGAATGCATTCATATGTATGTGTTGTTCCCTCCATAAAGCTGGTTTCTGTAACTGTACTGACATTTTTTGCAGgctttgtttctgtttttgccTTGTTTTATAGTTATTGCTCTCAGCCATCGCATCGCTCCATCGCCCAGCTTTCGCTGCTCCTTTATCCAGTGGCTCGTCCGTTTCCTTGCCCCCGCCAGTTTATGCACGTTTAATCTTATGACAGCGAAAATGCTGTAAAATTGTTTATGGCACTCTGTGACATGGTCAGTATTTTTACGTTCCTCTGTTGTTTTTTCACTGCTCTTTTTGCCCATATTTTGTCCTCATCTGAGTGGGAACTATAAGAGCATTAACATGTTGTTTCTGAGTGTTATCAGGTGGCCAAAGAATGCGGTGTCGGGCGTGGGATCGTGTGAACGGTTTGATTAtcgaatggaaatggaaatggaaattcaGGCGAAACTTAAGCCGAGTCTTTCCTGCGGTAAACAGTTTTCCATTAATGAAATATAGTCAATATTGTATGAGGAATGAATTTATTTTCCGACTACAGATGTTTGTATGTATAAGTATATATTTctcattaaatttaaataaattgaTGAATTTGTAACAATTATTTTCTCTTTAGCAAATACTAAAGAAGTCCGACCGGCCATCTTTTATTCTACATGTACATTTTTCCCTTCTATGTTAGAACTTCTGTAATACTCTGAGTTTTCGACTTACCTTTCAATGGTAATGGATCCGCTGGAGCGCTGTCTGCCACCAACAACCTGTTGGGGCACTTATTCCCCCTTCGAGGctcttatctctgctgcctTCACCGTGTGAATTTCGACAGCGGGACACTTGGCAGGCTGTTTAGTTTTCGTGTCGAAGCACTGTCCAGTCCAATTTGGTTTATATTTTGAATCGAAATATGTTTTGCCAAACTGTCTGCTCACACCAGCAAGCACCCGTACGGGAATCTACATATACGTGTCTGTTTGTATGGGTTGCCTCGATTTTCAGCATATGTATGTTTTGTCGTTTGTTTGTCTGCTTTGTTGTCGTTTAAATGTGAAAATTATTAGTAATTTGTTGCTTGGTCTGCAGACagttttctctctctccctctccctctcctctCGGTTTCGCTCTCCGTTCTCTCGTGTATACCCCTTGCCCCTCTGTGGTGTGGGGGCTGTGCGAAAATTGAAATGGGCTTTCAGCAGCTAAGAATTTTTATCACGTTAATTTATGATTGGAATATGTGTGGTCAGTTAGCGCTAGATAGATATAGGTATCTTCTGTATAGTGGCGTAGTATATAGTATGTAGTATAGTATCGAAAAATAAAGTTtttcttccttccttccttcgtTCCTTATTTCCCTGTTCCTGGTCCCGTttctggttttggttttggtttagTTGGATTTGGTTTGGCATTACTTTCGAGTCTTAAAAGGCGCTTATTATACTTAGATGCTTTGAAACCATGCTAACCCAAGCTCACACCCAGAACTTCAGAATAAAACAGGTTCAAATTGCCTGATTGCATTAATTATTCAGTGCAAACGTAGTCGcattcgtcgtcgtcgtcgtcgtcagtGGCGTTGCTGGCTTCACATCCTGGCGCATGCCAAAGTTCACTTATGTAAATGTACCGGACGATCAAATAAAAACTTTCCAGAGTTACAGGTTGCGCGGGGCACGAGTTACGAGCTACGAGTAACGAGTCTCGAATACACAACTTCAACGGGGCTCGCGATAGTTAACATTTAAAGCATACTTTTCAGGTGTGCTGCGCTTTGATTTGCATCTACacaacacacacgcacacccaGTACACACACACGGAACACACGCACAGCCGTATGTAAGCGGGCCACACGGCAAACGGCGAAcggaaaaaaaagaaagttCTGCTTAGCTCGGTTCGGTTAGGTACTTGTTGTTTCAGCGGCTAAATAAGTACTGCCTCCAGGCCACACTTGTTACTGGACTGGTGTTGTCGTCTCGGGACTGATTGTTAAGACTGTTCGGCTTGTTTCTATTTTCCGTGGTGCCGTTCCGGCCAACATCACGTCCAGCTAGCGACTGAGCACAGTCGACAACgctgcgtatacgcaatgcTCCCACTGGCCTGCTATTTTCGGAATAGCTTGCAGCGCATGCCCCAacgaaagagagggagaggaacaagagagagatagagagagagagagaatgagtgggagagggagagcgaaaGCGAGAGGAGATTGAATAGCACAAAAAGAGAATATTAGGCCAAAAGAGCAGCCAAACAGAATCAAGCAAGTGGTTGAAACACGGACCCATCGTCCCATTGGGCCAGACCAAGCCACCTTTGGGCCAAAAAAGTTAATCATCTGGTCGTGATTATGGACGAATTATGAGTTGTCCTGATTAATTGCATTACTAATGTACGATATTGCTCGATAAGCTCGTAGTCGATTAGGCCAACTTTTTGACATTAACCAATTTGCCGAGCCAGACAAAAGAGACCCTTTCGCTACCCTCTACTGCCTGGGCCAACTCTTTGGCCAGGTTTGGAATCACAAGTTAAATCCGTTTATGTGTAGTCATGATATTTCCAAGCGACTTGGCAACTCATTAAAGAGAGCGCCACAAAAAAGGGGAAAATTAAGTTATGCACTTCTACAGTACACTCGTACataatttaatataaattaaaaCCAACTTAGTGGGAAAGGAGAAAAGAAGACCAGAAAGCAGAGCTATCTGCAGCGGTCGTTCCTTGGAATACCCTTCACCTTTCTCATTTGTACAGCATGCTGAATGATCGTCTGTGAATATGATACCCAGCGTTTGGACATAGTTGGGTGAACAAAGTTAATTGCCCTCGCAAGTCGTAAGTCAATCAACTCCTTGCTGCTGGTCAGGGAATAGGCATTCGCCTAGAGGTAAAGCAAGTTCGAGTAAACGAAACAAGTCCAAGCTCCTCTCAAACGTAGCTGAAAGTGAGCAGAAAATCGATGCAATCGAAGGAGGAAAGAAGAACACCGAGACACGATATCCGTTTCACCACAGGAGAAGAGAACAGAGGGGGAGCCAGAGATTATCTTGGCGGTAAGTGAGAaaactttttaattaaaattcacACGCAATATGTTGCGCATACGCAGCGTCGTACCTCAGCCCCACAGTCGTTGCTCATCAGCGTTCAAATTGTGCGCATATCGTGCAATTTAGATTAGatttaaattgaaattgttAAGCAGATTCAGCGGTTGCGGCAAAGTGCTCTCCTAAGTAGCTAGCCCCGCAGAGCTGCCTATACTAGGCGGGGAAAAATATTATGGCTTACGCTCAGACCACACTATAAATATTAATGAAGGCAGAAACGATGGCTTCTCCGATGGAGCACATTCGTCAAGTAAATGACGTCCACGTCCACCATAAGCAGAGGTTCACAGATATCACGCTTGATTATGTGACCCCTGTATGCCTGTCAAAGGATGCTGTTGGCCGTGAACTTGTCCATCAGAGAGGAAAGCATAAGCTTGATTTGGTTTAAGAAACAAGTGAGGAAATTCTCTGCATGGGCAAGGTGCATTTGGGTCCCAGCTCCCCAAAGTTTTCCCTCTATTTTAGGTTTTATAGATGCTAACGATACGCACGCATTGCGTACTTGTTGCTCAAAGGACACGTTCCGGGAACGCCTCATTGGGTATTCGAAAGGCATTCGCACGGGGTCCCCAGCACAGACTGGGCTATTCAGTCATTGAGACAACTTCTGATTGGAAACTTTTGCAAATTGCAATCACCGCAGATGCAATTCCTCCTTTGACATCTCGAGTGTGAACAGATGGGTCCGGAGTCGGCGgtgagtgcgagtgcgagggTGATAGAAGTGTGCTTAAGTGCAATGATTGCAGTTCCCGGGGGTAATCAAATTTATGCACTTACTTTGTCCTGGCGACTTTGTCAACTTTCAGGCCACGTAATTGCGTTTTAATTACTGGTCTCATCACTGCAGCTACATTCCTGTGGCTGCCTCTCAGGAGCCGGGAGTCGAGAGTTGGGCCTCTATAGGGTCACGTATTGGCATTGAAGGAGGCATCTCCATTAGCACTAACTGAGCGATAATTGGTCAAGTGGCCGACCTTCAAAG
It encodes the following:
- the LOC108160053 gene encoding metchnikowin, translating into MHFNLGAVFLAMLGLLAAGPLAPTEARHRQGPIFDTRPSPFNPNPPRGGPL